In Streptomyces sp. NBC_00414, a single window of DNA contains:
- a CDS encoding GlsB/YeaQ/YmgE family stress response membrane protein, translated as MEISGIISAIVIGIVIGVLGRLVVPGRQRIGILWTIAVGIVAALIGSVLANAFDVGDTDGVDWIEWLIQIGLAALGVAALDRSKAGRR; from the coding sequence ATGGAGATCTCGGGCATCATCAGTGCCATCGTGATCGGCATTGTCATCGGTGTGCTGGGCCGGCTCGTGGTTCCGGGCCGTCAGCGCATCGGCATTCTGTGGACGATCGCGGTGGGCATCGTGGCCGCACTCATCGGGTCGGTGCTCGCGAACGCGTTCGACGTGGGCGACACCGACGGGGTGGACTGGATCGAGTGGCTGATCCAGATCGGTCTCGCGGCGCTCGGTGTCGCGGCGCTGGACAGGTCGAAGGCGGGCCGCCGCTGA
- a CDS encoding GNAT family N-acetyltransferase: protein MDSPLTLAAPAHLRLEGEGVHLREWSRDDLDALIAVYDDPEIARWTPVASPFDPPAAQVYLAEAQEARAQGRKVQLAITTDGVLPKGEVLLFRSKADERDVEIAYGVGAAHRGRGLASRAVRLLSSYAERQTGARRVVLCIEEANTASAAVARAAGFALTDDEPVLRMSRGREISLRTWSLTSNP from the coding sequence ATGGACAGTCCGCTGACACTCGCCGCCCCTGCGCACCTCCGGCTCGAAGGAGAGGGAGTTCACCTGCGCGAATGGTCCCGGGACGACCTGGACGCCCTGATCGCGGTGTACGACGACCCCGAGATCGCCCGCTGGACACCGGTGGCCTCACCGTTCGACCCGCCCGCCGCGCAGGTCTATCTCGCCGAGGCCCAGGAGGCGCGGGCCCAGGGACGCAAGGTGCAGCTCGCGATCACCACGGACGGTGTCCTGCCGAAGGGCGAGGTGCTGCTGTTCCGCAGCAAGGCCGACGAGCGGGACGTCGAGATCGCGTACGGGGTCGGCGCCGCCCACCGTGGCCGGGGTCTGGCCTCCCGGGCCGTCCGGCTGCTGTCCTCCTACGCCGAGCGCCAGACGGGAGCCCGCCGGGTGGTGCTCTGCATCGAGGAGGCCAACACGGCCAGTGCGGCCGTCGCCCGGGCCGCCGGATTCGCCCTCACAGACGACGAGCCCGTCCTCCGGATGTCGCGAGGGCGTGAGATCTCGCTGCGGACGTGGAGTCTCACCAGCAACCCTTGA